Within the Paenibacillus sp. AN1007 genome, the region CCATTCCACCTCGGCCGCTGAGCACAATATCTACGACTAATAGGATGTTCAATACGGGATGCCTCCTTAAGTGCAGATCGTTTAGTAGAAATATTCATGTGTTTCCCCTACCATTTTCCACCAAATACTAACACTTCTCCGCTTTAAAGTAAATTCATTCTTTGCCCTCTAAAAATGATTTGTTTTACATGTTCGATTCAACATGAATCACATGGCAGATTATTCAAACCTCTGATAAACTATCCTATATACATATCCATTGGAGGGAAAAAATGAAAGAGATTATGTTTATGATATCATTCCTGATGTACACGTTTACGACTTTGATGTTCTACACTGGAGGGGAGAGTAACACGTCATCTCCTGCTGCTGTCTTGGAAACTTCTGCTTCTGCCTGGGAAGAGCAGATTAATGAAATTGCAAACAACCAGCAATCCCCTAAGGAAAAAGCTGCCGCTGTAGAAAAGCTGGCTGAGGGATATACCCCGACTGCTGAAGAACTTGAGGAATTCAAAGTACATATTCTCAATGAGTTTCTTAATCTGAAATATCTCGACGATTATTCAAATGACCAATATATGTTAAGCAGCATGTTTCAAGCCATGGCTCTGGAGCATCATGATAACAGCCTGCTCAGAGATTTTGCTGAAGCTTTCTACCACAATACCAAAAATGTATACACTGGAGCGGCCAAGCCGGGAAGTGAAAGTGTGCTGAAGTATGAAGAGCAGATGTTTGATTCTATCAATGCGGGGAACTAAACCATCACCGAACGTTTTTTCATAAAATGTCTTCATCCCAAAAAGCGGTACAGAATAATGTCTGTACCGCTTTCCTGTTATGTTATTCAAGAGTCGTCCAGCTGTCCAGCGCCCGCAGCCGAACCGCTTCATGCTTATGCTGCCTGTAATTTCTTAGACGATTACGGCAATCCTCATTCCATAATAAAACCTCTCCCGCAATTTTCAGCAGGGTCAGCTCCATATAGGAGGAAGGCATATCCGGCCGTACCTGCAGCAAATCTACAATGCGAAGAAGCTGTTCCGGTTTCCAGTCTCCTTTGCTGACCATCACAGTTTGCTGTACCTGGCGATCCACCGATTCCAGGACATGCCCATGGGCATTTACGATATCTATGACTCTTTGCAGTCGATCTACCGCCTGTTCCGGCTGGCCCCAGTCAACCGCAGCCAAATGCAGTCGAGTTAACGCCAGTTTCAAGGTTTCAAATGGCTGAAGGGCCTCAATTATCAATGCATATAATGGTACAAGCCTGCTTCTTACAGACGGAGTTAACGAAACAAGTCGATCAATCAACTCCAGCAAACGCTGGCGATGCGGCAAATCTCTCTCACTGCCTGCATTCCATTCGCTCTGAACCTGTGCATCTGCCAAATGGCGGATCACATGCACGACCTGATCATTGACTTTCCCGTCCACACAAACCGTGACAAGAGCATGCAGCGCTGCTTTCCAGTGTGTACCATGCTGCAGATCAATCAGTGCTTTTACGGCACAATCCGCTATAGTCTCTGCACTCACATGTCCCCACCGAGCCATAGCATGGAAAGCTTCCATCGATACCATCGGATCATAATGACTCGCTATTTCAGTAATCCATTGTAAGTATCGCAAACGCGCTTCCACCGGAAGTTCATCTGGATATTGATTCAGCAGGCTTCGGGCGATGTCCCTGTCAGAAGAGGATGCCATGACACTCATCATCGCCCAGCTTCGCTCATCATCCAGACACTGTCTGGCAGCGTGACCGATGGCAATAATGACGTCCTTATGCCTGTTCGGCTTCTCGTACTCCCGGACGAGTAGTGTCATGCTCTCACTGCTCTTATACGCTCCCAGCAGTCGAACCGCTTCCTTCCTTACCGTGATCTTCAGCTTCTCACGATCCAGAAGTTTCGAGAGCAGTGAAGTGAGCAGCGCAGGGCTTACCCTGCGTGCACACTTCGGAATGGAATACATCGCGACTCGTGCACGGTCCCCATCCAGATGATCTAAGAGCACCGGAAGCGCCTCTTCCGGTTCCTCCGCTAATGAAAAAGCATGCAGCGCTGCCTCAACAATATGTATTTCCGGCTCCTGCAGCATCTTTTCCAGCAGCGGATTCGAGCGGTAATCCGGCATGCCCGCCAAACTTCGCATCGCATTTGCACGTTCATGAAAACTTCGTTTGCCGTCCTGCGCAGCACGCTCAAGCAGCAAAGCCAGCGCCTGCTGCTGACGCGGAAGCCAGCGGTAAAATCCGTCATAGGCTGGCACGAGATAGATCGTTTTACCCGATAAATGCCTACCTTTAATCACTTTGCCGGAGATAAACGGGTCCAGCCACTCCTGACGTTTCAGGTGCAGATGTTTAAACACTTCATAGAACGAAATAAAGGTCGGATCAAGGTCCAGAAGTTTCCTCACACGTGCATCCCTTGTCTTGTATGGTGCTAACCAGTACCGGACCGCTTGAGCAGCCGACTTCTTACCTTGCACCAATTCCTCCAGCAGTTCATGGAGTTTAGGCAAACGATCAATCGCTTTGCCAAATGCATCTGCCATCCGCAGGACGACATAGTCACTCTCCCGTTTATTTGCTTCAATACCCAAGGCATAGATCTCATCAAACAGCGTCTCTAATGCGGTCTGAGGCAGGCTGTCCCAATCCCTGGCAAACAGCATAAATTGTCCGTCACGCATAGCCATTCTCTTAAGCGTTTGCAGTGCAAATTGGAACAGCCGACATTCCGGGTCCTGTGCATGCTCTCGCAGGATAGCAAAAGCAAGCTTCTCCGCTGCCGTTCTCGTTCCGTACGAAGTGTCTCTGGCGTCAATGACACTGTCCAACAGTATAGTCAGATGATCTATGTGCTCTTCCTGGAACATCGGAACAGGACAGTTCGACAATTCGGACATGACCGTAAAGCGTACCGGGTCCTGATCGTTCTTCACCCTTGTCAGGAAGTGTAATGTCTCCTCCATCCCGCGCCGGGATAGAGCCGTGCTCTGAATAAGACGGGAATATGCCAAAGCGCGCTCATCCGCATTGGATACCTGAACCGACTGCTCCAGCGTTTTTCTTGCTTCGGCAATTAGACGACGTGCTGTCATTTCCAGTGTTCTGCCCCGGTCTTCCCGAATTTCACGCAGCATTAGCATCCGGGCCGCTTCCTTGTCGCGCAGCTGATGCGGCAGCACATCGAGCAGAGCCGTGGGGAACATGCGCGTCTTACGTTCCTGTTCCGGGTATGCCGCATCAAACAGCGCTTCACGGATGGATGGCGCAAGGGTATCAAGTACCTTAGCCACTTGATAAGGTGCCTCTGCAAGCATCGTTACCAGTGCGGTCCACTGGGCTGAGGTGAAGTATCTTCTTTTTTTCAACACGCCCGCCGGAATTCCATGGTTCAGCAGATATGCCCTTGTCTTCTCCCGTGTCAGAAGTTCGAATACACGCTCAGGACTCGTCTGGATCAGAATGCCCAATTGATCTTTAATAACAGGGTGAATCAGCTCTTCCGGGCCATACTGCAGCGCAAAGTCCAATAGAGCGGATGGCCTGAACACACCCAGCTTCTCTACCGCTGTACTCATCATGTACCATACACTGGACTTTCCACTGTCCGCAGTCTTGTTCAGGGCATCCTTCAGATACGCGGAGACCAGATCCGGGTAACGGGTCGTGATGATTCGCCAGTTACGAATGGCATATCCCAGCTTCGGAAGCTGCGCACGGACCGTTTCTTCACCGCATATGTACAGCAGTAGAACCGCTTCTTTTGCACCCCAGCGTTGCAACACAATCGGCAACAATCGTTCTGCCCAGTTCTGTCTGTTATATTTCACAATGCTTCGCAGCAGCAGATGACGGCAGTGATACGACATGGACACGATCTCGGATTCAATGGCATAACCCGGATCGGTGACCACATCCGCCAGCATCCCGGCTGCCCGGCCTCTAACGCCGGCTTTGGGATGCTTCAGTGCATGTATAACGACCTGCGCATTCTGTACCGCACCAGCGCCAGTCAACGCCAGATGTGCCTCGTAAGCAGTTCCGCCATCCAGCAGCTCGATCAGCAGCGCAGCATAATTTTCAGGAGCCGGATGATTCCGTCCCAGCCGGGCAATCTCTTTCATTCGGTTCGAATAACCAAGCGAGTCCAATTGCTGTAAAACCAGTTGTTTACTCAGCGGAGTATGATTGTTCTTCATGAAGTCTCTCCCCTCACATTGTGGTTCTTACTTGTACTTCCACTTTATTTTCGTTCTTATTTACACTTCTTACCTCTGCTGCTTCTCTCTTATATAACCCTTCCTAACACCTGGAAGTTTCATCGAACATGCGGGAATGTATTATTTCTGCCTAAATTCCTCGTTTCCCTGGTCCCAATACGACTTCCGATCTTCTTTATTGAAAATAACGGGCAGTTCGATCTGTAAGGTAAAGGTGTCCGCTTGCCGAGATACCTTCAATGTTCCGTTATGCTGGTCTATTATTTTCTGACAGCTGACCAGTCCAATCTCGCTGCTATCCTTCGTTTTATCGACAGGTCTAATCTGGTTCCGAGCTGTCATGATTAAGATTTGCTGTCTGATGCATAACTCGATATCAACTGGATGAGAACGATCCGCATATTTCTTTATATTGGAGAAAATATTATCAAACACCCGGCGAATAGCTACGAGATTCATCTCCAGCAAAAAAGGCTGCTCCGCATGTTTGGGTTGGATGTGAACATCGAACTCTTCCATTACGGCGAGCTGCTCATCCAAGAGTTGATCGATCAACTCCCGCCCATCATAGATCTCAAATTCTACTTCCTCCTCCTCTGACGCAGAGGATACGGTGAAGTACTCGAACAGCTTGTCCGATAAAATTTTGATCTGATAAGCCTTCTCCCGACTATTGTGAATATACTGGTGCAAATCCTCTTGTGTCTTGTATTTGCCCAGTTCAATAATGTCCATGTATCCAAGCAGAATCGTGAGCGGTGTGCGCAAATCATGAGATATTGCCGTAATCAACTCCCGATTCGCAGTTCTCACCCTTTCCTCACTGCCAAGTCGCTCCACAAAAGATTTCCGCATCTCATCAATACTCCATGCCAGCGATGACAACTCATCTTTGCCGGATACCGTGATTCGATAATCCAGATTGCCACCTTCCAGTATTTTAATCTCGCGTTCCAGCTTGCCAATATACGATACTTTCCGATTAACGATCAGCAGGAAAATAATAATAAACGCAATCAAAGCAGCGAACACAGTCAAGACCAGCAGCAGGTTATAGTATTGATATTCGTAGAAACCAACCAAATAAATCTGTACCGTCTTATCCGCAAACTGGACCGCCGTTATTGGTGTTCTGGACGGTAATAACTGAGCTAACAGCTCTTCATTAATGGCAGAATTCACCTCGGTGTTGGAAGCATAAATCAACTTATCCTGTTCAAACATAAACAGCTCCAAATACCGTTCCCCACGAATCCATTCCGTCAGCCTATCTTGATCCTGAGCGGACAAATGCTCGCTGCTTACCATCGTTTGAAATCGTTCGAGCGCATCCCGCTGCCTGTTTTCTATAAAAGTCGACTTGTTTAAATAACTGTCGAGCGCTGTCTCGCCAACCACCTGTAACACGATGAATATACCAACGGCAGCGATCAGGGAGAGAATAATCGCAAGCACCAGCTTGAGCTTCAGTTTCTTTCCGATGAGCAGTTTATTCAATTTTGTACCCCTTCCCCCAAACCGTCTTCACATATTTAGGCTGCTGCGGGTCATCCTCCAGCTTGTTTCTCAGATTACGAATGTGAACCATCACCGTGTTATTGCATGTATAAAAATAAGGCTGCTGCCACACGCTCTCATAGATATTTTCGGCTGAAAACACCTTTCTGCGTTTCGATGCCAGCAGCATCAAAATTTGATATTCAATGTCCGTCAGCGAGATTTCCTTATCGCCGATAAAGACAGATTTGGAATCCTGATGAATCGTCAGATCCTTCACCACAATATGCTCGGACTCTTCGACCTTCTCCTTACCCCGATACACATAATATCTGCGAAGCAGTGCTTTGACTCTTGCTACAAGCTCGGTATACGAGAAGGGTTTGGACAGAAAATCATCGCTCCCGGACGAGAATGCTAATTGTTTATCCGAATCCTGTGTTTTGGCAGTAAGGAACAGGATCGGTGCACTTGTTTTTTCGCGAATCTCCAGACACGCCTTGAGTCCCGACTTGTTAGGCATCATCATATCCAGAATGATAAGATCGGTCTCCTCCGTTACTTTATCAATCGCATCTTGGCCGTCTACAGCTTCAATGACCTCGTAATTCTCACTTTCGAGCAAAATCTTCACGATTTCACGAATTTCACTATTATCATCTGCGATCAAAATCTGCTTGTTGTTATTCATACCAAATCCCTCCGTTCATTTCAGTATAGTCTGCGCGTTTCACCAGAGCCAGCGGACCAGGATCGTCTTAAGAATTCTTCAGAACTTCAGTAGGTATCTCTTCATGATTTCGATTTATAATATTAATAGTCAAAGTCATTACACAAAGGAGTCTTCAGCTATGCCGCAAACTTCAAAACGTATCGTGATGAAAGTACTGCTTGGTCTGATCGCTGTCTTGTCCACGGGTCTACTGATCTATTACGCACCAGCTATTATTAAAATCATGTCGTCAATGGACAATTTCAGAGCCTATATTCATTCAACGGGACACTGGGGCCCGATCATGTTTATTTTATTTCAAATTCTACAGATTGTCGTTGCACCTATTCCCGGAGAGGTCGTACAGATTGCCGGGGGGTATATCTACGGTTCTATAATCGGTTCCTTTTATACAACGGTCGGTCTGATCATAGGATCAGCGATTGCCTTCTATTTCACCCGTTTTATCGGTCGTGATTTTATATCGCGCCTGCTGCAGAAGCAAAATGTGAAATGGATGTCGTTCATGCATGATGAGCGGAAATTTACCGCTTTTCTGTTTATCTTTTTCCTTATCCCTGGTCTGCCCAAAGACATGCTTGTATTTGTCGCTGCGCTAACATCGATCAGTTCGTTACGCTTCTTCACCATCCTGTTGGTTGGTCGTCTGCCCTGGATTATCGCATCAGCCGCGGTAGGTTCCAATTTGCATATGCAGCAGTACACGATCGCCATCGTCATTTCGGTTATCGCTGTAGTTGGATTTATATTCGGATATATCTATAAGGACAAATTAATGAATCTATTTTCCAAAGCAGATAAAACGAATAAGATAGATGAGATTATTGAAATTCATGAGACAATCGGGACAAAGGAAGTCAGCACGCCGATCAAAGCCAAAGCCGCACCGGCTATAGTTAAGCCGAGAGACTTGGCGCCCAAAAAAGGATAATGAATATCACGCGAATCTAATTGGAGGAATCATATATGCAAACGATCGAAACTAATCGATTGATTTTACGTAATTTTACCGCATCGGACGCTGCCGGATTGCTCGAGTATACTGCGAATCCACGAGTGAACTGCTTTATGGATCATCAGATGTCGACACTTGAGGAAGCAGCCGCAGAGGTAGAGAAACGAAGCAAGGATGACTCCCATATCGCCGTCTGCCTGAAAGACAGCAGCGAAATCATTGGAGAGCTGTTCGGTATGACAGAAGGCCATGATCCAGATTCGGATTCCGATTCGGATTCCAATTCGAATCCAGACTCAAAATCAGATTCAGATACGTATAGTATCGGCTGGAATTTTAACGGAAGGTTCGAGGGAAAAGGATATGCCAGTGAGAGTGCTCGTGCTTTCATGGAACACCTCTTTATGGAACAGGGAATTCGGCGAATATACGCTTATGTAGAAGACGATAACTTCCGGTCTCAGAAGCTGTGTGAGAAATTAGGCATGCGCCGGGAAGGACTATTTCTGGAATTTATTTCTTTCGTCAAAAATGAGGACGGCACGCCGAAATACGAGAACACGTATCAATATGCGATATTGAAAAAAGAATGGCTGGCGCAGCAGGCTCATGCGAAATAGCCTGATCAAAATCCATTGATTATGAGAATATAATCCTTGAGCAGATCATCTCGGCGTAAGGAAACTTAGTGCCCTGACAACAAAGAAGCGGCAGCTCTATCCGATGTTTCGGGACAGGCTGCCGCTTCTATATGTTTATCTGTCCAGCAACGCGGCAATCACTTTCTCCGCCATAACCCTGCCTTGTGAAATGCAGTCCGGAACACCGATTCCCCGGTAACCTCCGCCACCAACGTATACTCCCGGCATAACATCTTCCAGCAGCTTCTCAACTTCTCCGATTCGTTCCAGATGTCCGACTTGATACTGGGGCATGGAATGCGGTAAACGATTAATCTCTGTGAAGATGGGCTGTGCCGAAATGCCCATCGTTTCCTGTAATTCACGACGGACTTCAGCAATAATATCGTCATCGGCAAGCTGCTGGCTCATTGAATCACGACCATATTTACCTACATATGCCCGCATAAGAACATGACCTTCGGGGGCTGTATGTGCCCACTTGCTCGACGTCCAAGTGCAGGCAGTGATTTTACGTTCCTCCTTGCGCGGTACGACAAAGCCGGACGCTTGAAGGGAAACACCCACATCCTGTTCACGATAAGCGAGTACAACGTTTATTACAGAAGCATAAGGAATCGAACGCAGGTATTCTGCAATCGAATCATGCTCATGTGACAACATATCCGCTGCTGCATAGGCAGGTGCGGCGATCACAACTGCATCCGCTGCAAGTGAAGAGCCGCTGCTTAAATGGATCTTATATCGGCCTCTATGAGTGTTTGGGGTTGTATCCGTTTTGGTCACTTGAATGACTTCCGTCTTCCTGATCAGCCGCACTGTGGACGTTGAAGCCAGTGCCTGCTCAAGTTGGGTGACCACGCTCTCCAGTCCACCGCTTGCACTTAAAAACATGCTTCTCGAAGCCGTGCCCGCTGGTTGTGATACAGATTTCACAGCTGCGCCGGCTGCAGGCTTGGCTGCTTGCTTCGGTACTCGACTTTTTCTCACCCCAAGCATGC harbors:
- a CDS encoding response regulator transcription factor — protein: MNNNKQILIADDNSEIREIVKILLESENYEVIEAVDGQDAIDKVTEETDLIILDMMMPNKSGLKACLEIREKTSAPILFLTAKTQDSDKQLAFSSGSDDFLSKPFSYTELVARVKALLRRYYVYRGKEKVEESEHIVVKDLTIHQDSKSVFIGDKEISLTDIEYQILMLLASKRRKVFSAENIYESVWQQPYFYTCNNTVMVHIRNLRNKLEDDPQQPKYVKTVWGKGYKIE
- a CDS encoding GNAT family N-acetyltransferase, coding for MQTIETNRLILRNFTASDAAGLLEYTANPRVNCFMDHQMSTLEEAAAEVEKRSKDDSHIAVCLKDSSEIIGELFGMTEGHDPDSDSDSDSNSNPDSKSDSDTYSIGWNFNGRFEGKGYASESARAFMEHLFMEQGIRRIYAYVEDDNFRSQKLCEKLGMRREGLFLEFISFVKNEDGTPKYENTYQYAILKKEWLAQQAHAK
- a CDS encoding TVP38/TMEM64 family protein, with translation MPQTSKRIVMKVLLGLIAVLSTGLLIYYAPAIIKIMSSMDNFRAYIHSTGHWGPIMFILFQILQIVVAPIPGEVVQIAGGYIYGSIIGSFYTTVGLIIGSAIAFYFTRFIGRDFISRLLQKQNVKWMSFMHDERKFTAFLFIFFLIPGLPKDMLVFVAALTSISSLRFFTILLVGRLPWIIASAAVGSNLHMQQYTIAIVISVIAVVGFIFGYIYKDKLMNLFSKADKTNKIDEIIEIHETIGTKEVSTPIKAKAAPAIVKPRDLAPKKG
- a CDS encoding HEAT repeat domain-containing protein — translated: MKNNHTPLSKQLVLQQLDSLGYSNRMKEIARLGRNHPAPENYAALLIELLDGGTAYEAHLALTGAGAVQNAQVVIHALKHPKAGVRGRAAGMLADVVTDPGYAIESEIVSMSYHCRHLLLRSIVKYNRQNWAERLLPIVLQRWGAKEAVLLLYICGEETVRAQLPKLGYAIRNWRIITTRYPDLVSAYLKDALNKTADSGKSSVWYMMSTAVEKLGVFRPSALLDFALQYGPEELIHPVIKDQLGILIQTSPERVFELLTREKTRAYLLNHGIPAGVLKKRRYFTSAQWTALVTMLAEAPYQVAKVLDTLAPSIREALFDAAYPEQERKTRMFPTALLDVLPHQLRDKEAARMLMLREIREDRGRTLEMTARRLIAEARKTLEQSVQVSNADERALAYSRLIQSTALSRRGMEETLHFLTRVKNDQDPVRFTVMSELSNCPVPMFQEEHIDHLTILLDSVIDARDTSYGTRTAAEKLAFAILREHAQDPECRLFQFALQTLKRMAMRDGQFMLFARDWDSLPQTALETLFDEIYALGIEANKRESDYVVLRMADAFGKAIDRLPKLHELLEELVQGKKSAAQAVRYWLAPYKTRDARVRKLLDLDPTFISFYEVFKHLHLKRQEWLDPFISGKVIKGRHLSGKTIYLVPAYDGFYRWLPRQQQALALLLERAAQDGKRSFHERANAMRSLAGMPDYRSNPLLEKMLQEPEIHIVEAALHAFSLAEEPEEALPVLLDHLDGDRARVAMYSIPKCARRVSPALLTSLLSKLLDREKLKITVRKEAVRLLGAYKSSESMTLLVREYEKPNRHKDVIIAIGHAARQCLDDERSWAMMSVMASSSDRDIARSLLNQYPDELPVEARLRYLQWITEIASHYDPMVSMEAFHAMARWGHVSAETIADCAVKALIDLQHGTHWKAALHALVTVCVDGKVNDQVVHVIRHLADAQVQSEWNAGSERDLPHRQRLLELIDRLVSLTPSVRSRLVPLYALIIEALQPFETLKLALTRLHLAAVDWGQPEQAVDRLQRVIDIVNAHGHVLESVDRQVQQTVMVSKGDWKPEQLLRIVDLLQVRPDMPSSYMELTLLKIAGEVLLWNEDCRNRLRNYRQHKHEAVRLRALDSWTTLE
- the hemG gene encoding protoporphyrinogen oxidase, with the translated sequence MENQHRKQVVIAGGGITGLSAAYYVEQFCRANDVTADIVIVEKKDRFGGHVHTGKRDGFVIERGPDSFLARKTSIIELMHELDMGEEIVGTRPGVSHSYIAYRNKLHPIPDGFMLGVPTKWKPFITTRLLSLRGKVRAAADLVLPRRSSPQDESLGQLLRRRLGDEVLEQIAEPLLAGIYAGNADGLSVQATFPMLQETEQKHRSLIVGMLGVRKSRVPKQAAKPAAGAAVKSVSQPAGTASRSMFLSASGGLESVVTQLEQALASTSTVRLIRKTEVIQVTKTDTTPNTHRGRYKIHLSSGSSLAADAVVIAAPAYAAADMLSHEHDSIAEYLRSIPYASVINVVLAYREQDVGVSLQASGFVVPRKEERKITACTWTSSKWAHTAPEGHVLMRAYVGKYGRDSMSQQLADDDIIAEVRRELQETMGISAQPIFTEINRLPHSMPQYQVGHLERIGEVEKLLEDVMPGVYVGGGGYRGIGVPDCISQGRVMAEKVIAALLDR
- a CDS encoding HAMP domain-containing sensor histidine kinase; translation: MNKLLIGKKLKLKLVLAIILSLIAAVGIFIVLQVVGETALDSYLNKSTFIENRQRDALERFQTMVSSEHLSAQDQDRLTEWIRGERYLELFMFEQDKLIYASNTEVNSAINEELLAQLLPSRTPITAVQFADKTVQIYLVGFYEYQYYNLLLVLTVFAALIAFIIIFLLIVNRKVSYIGKLEREIKILEGGNLDYRITVSGKDELSSLAWSIDEMRKSFVERLGSEERVRTANRELITAISHDLRTPLTILLGYMDIIELGKYKTQEDLHQYIHNSREKAYQIKILSDKLFEYFTVSSASEEEEVEFEIYDGRELIDQLLDEQLAVMEEFDVHIQPKHAEQPFLLEMNLVAIRRVFDNIFSNIKKYADRSHPVDIELCIRQQILIMTARNQIRPVDKTKDSSEIGLVSCQKIIDQHNGTLKVSRQADTFTLQIELPVIFNKEDRKSYWDQGNEEFRQK